From a region of the Sulfuriferula plumbiphila genome:
- a CDS encoding type II toxin-antitoxin system RatA family toxin: MAVVNKSVLVGHSAQQMFELVDGVEHYREFLPWCGGTEVKLRDGRSTVATIHIDYMHIKQHFTTENLNQPPHFIKMKLLDGPFKKLDGEWHFKALTEDACKIEFMLSYEFSNKLLDTVLGPVFSYIANSFVEAFIRRAEQVYGAS, encoded by the coding sequence ATGGCAGTTGTAAACAAGAGCGTGCTGGTCGGGCATTCCGCCCAGCAAATGTTTGAACTTGTGGATGGGGTGGAGCATTACCGTGAATTTTTACCCTGGTGCGGCGGTACCGAGGTGAAATTGCGTGACGGCCGCAGTACCGTGGCAACTATCCATATCGACTATATGCATATCAAGCAGCATTTCACCACCGAAAATCTCAATCAGCCGCCTCATTTCATCAAGATGAAACTGCTCGACGGGCCATTCAAAAAACTCGATGGGGAATGGCACTTTAAAGCACTGACCGAGGATGCCTGCAAGATTGAATTCATGCTGAGCTACGAGTTTTCCAACAAGTTGCTGGACACTGTGCTCGGCCCGGTTTTCAGCTATATCGCCAATAGCTTTGTCGAAGCTTTCATCCGGCGCGCAGAACAGGTATACGGAGCATCATGA
- a CDS encoding RnfH family protein: MSEQITVEVAYAKPGMQVILPVRLAAGATALQAVEASGILEKFPEIDLKQNKIGIFGKLTKPETAVRDKDRVEIYRKLIADPKEVRRQRAEEGKAMKKGSAEAEKNEAS; the protein is encoded by the coding sequence ATGAGCGAACAAATAACGGTAGAAGTTGCCTATGCAAAGCCCGGCATGCAGGTGATCCTGCCCGTCAGGCTTGCCGCCGGCGCCACTGCGCTGCAGGCCGTTGAAGCCTCGGGCATTCTGGAAAAATTTCCGGAAATCGACCTCAAGCAGAACAAAATTGGGATTTTTGGCAAACTGACCAAGCCTGAAACAGCGGTGCGTGACAAGGACCGCGTGGAGATTTATCGCAAACTGATTGCCGATCCAAAGGAAGTCCGGCGCCAGCGCGCGGAAGAGGGCAAGGCGATGAAGAAAGGTAGCGCCGAAGCGGAAAAAAACGAAGCTTCTTAG
- the thpR gene encoding RNA 2',3'-cyclic phosphodiesterase, translated as MADKQPATLRVFFALWPDRALQTALHRLGSRLSADCGGHAMRPETLHLTLAFIGALPVYQLQQLYAAAAQISSPAFDWQIDRVGYWCRNQILWAGTSQPPAALTSLTSRLHAALNDAGLAFDDSKPFAPHITLLRKARCEQPIPPPRALYWQVREFVLVQSETTAEGTNYRVMRRWPLM; from the coding sequence GTGGCTGATAAGCAGCCGGCAACGCTGCGGGTATTTTTCGCGCTGTGGCCGGACCGTGCATTGCAAACCGCGCTGCATCGCCTGGGAAGCCGCCTCAGCGCAGATTGCGGCGGGCATGCCATGCGTCCGGAAACCCTCCACCTCACCCTGGCTTTCATCGGTGCGCTGCCCGTTTACCAGTTGCAACAACTGTATGCGGCTGCAGCGCAAATCAGTTCGCCAGCATTCGATTGGCAAATAGACCGGGTAGGCTACTGGTGCCGCAATCAGATACTCTGGGCAGGCACCAGCCAGCCGCCCGCGGCGCTCACCAGTCTGACCAGCCGCCTGCATGCCGCGCTCAATGATGCCGGGCTGGCTTTTGACGACAGCAAGCCGTTCGCTCCGCACATTACCCTGTTGCGAAAAGCCCGCTGCGAACAGCCTATACCGCCTCCCCGGGCATTGTATTGGCAGGTACGCGAGTTTGTCCTGGTGCAATCGGAAACCACGGCTGAGGGTACAAATTACCGCGTGATGCGGCGCTGGCCATTGATGTGA
- a CDS encoding ABC transporter ATP-binding protein: protein MITPIHTPILRAAGVAKQVASNGAQLTILHPASFDIRRGESVAIVGASGSGKSTLLGLLAGLDLPSQGEVWLDGQALGQLDEDGRARLRGALIGFVFQSFQLLPMLTALENVMLPLELNGAADAQARAQHWLERVGLAERQRHRARQLSGGEQQRVAIARAFAVRPALLLADEPTGNLDAETGARVIELLFEFNREQGTTLVLVTHDEALAGRCARRLQLRAGHLESGA, encoded by the coding sequence ATGATCACTCCCATCCATACCCCCATTCTGCGTGCAGCCGGCGTTGCCAAGCAAGTCGCGTCGAACGGCGCGCAACTGACTATCCTGCATCCTGCCAGTTTCGACATCCGGCGCGGTGAATCAGTTGCCATTGTGGGTGCCTCCGGCTCGGGAAAATCCACCCTGCTCGGTTTATTGGCCGGGCTGGACCTGCCCAGCCAGGGTGAAGTGTGGCTGGACGGGCAAGCGCTGGGGCAGCTGGATGAGGATGGCCGCGCCCGGCTGCGCGGCGCATTGATTGGCTTTGTGTTCCAGTCGTTTCAGTTGCTGCCCATGCTTACCGCGCTGGAGAATGTGATGCTGCCGCTGGAGTTGAATGGCGCCGCCGATGCACAGGCGCGTGCCCAGCATTGGCTGGAACGGGTGGGGCTGGCCGAGCGCCAGCGCCACCGCGCCCGGCAGCTCTCCGGTGGCGAGCAACAGCGCGTGGCCATCGCCCGCGCATTTGCCGTCAGGCCGGCGCTGTTGCTGGCGGACGAGCCCACGGGCAATCTCGATGCCGAAACCGGCGCGCGCGTGATTGAATTGCTGTTCGAGTTCAACCGCGAGCAAGGCACCACGCTGGTACTGGTCACGCACGACGAAGCGCTTGCTGGGCGCTGCGCGCGCCGCCTGCAACTGCGTGCGGGCCATCTGGAAAGCGGCGCATGA
- the amrA gene encoding AmmeMemoRadiSam system protein A, with protein sequence MTTELGKTLLAIARATIADALGNPARADESAPCLHAPGASFVTLTQQGELRGCIGTLEAHRPLLSDIKSNALAAAFRDPRFEPLQHSELGITEVEVSLLSPIQPIDFAGETDALAALRPGMDGVVLEYRHYRSTFLPQVWEQLPEPGLFMAHLKRKAGLPENFWAEDLRLSRYSVSKWRESAL encoded by the coding sequence ATGACCACTGAACTGGGAAAAACGCTGCTCGCCATAGCCCGTGCGACCATCGCCGACGCCCTGGGTAATCCGGCGCGGGCGGATGAATCCGCACCGTGCCTGCATGCTCCCGGCGCCAGCTTCGTCACGCTGACCCAGCAGGGCGAGCTGCGCGGCTGCATCGGCACGCTGGAGGCGCATCGCCCATTGCTGTCAGACATCAAATCCAACGCACTGGCGGCAGCATTCCGCGACCCGCGTTTCGAGCCATTGCAGCACAGTGAACTGGGTATTACCGAGGTGGAAGTGTCGCTGCTCTCGCCGATCCAGCCCATCGATTTCGCTGGCGAGACGGACGCCCTGGCGGCATTGCGCCCCGGCATGGACGGTGTGGTGCTCGAATACCGCCACTACCGCAGCACCTTCCTGCCCCAGGTGTGGGAGCAGTTGCCGGAGCCGGGATTATTCATGGCCCACTTGAAGCGCAAGGCCGGTCTGCCGGAGAATTTCTGGGCTGAAGATTTACGCCTGTCGCGCTATAGCGTGAGCAAATGGAGGGAGAGTGCGCTATGA
- the ispF gene encoding 2-C-methyl-D-erythritol 2,4-cyclodiphosphate synthase translates to MTDLRIGHGFDVHAFAAQRKLIMGGVEIAHPLGLAGHSDADVLVHAICDALLGAAGLGDIGRHFPDTDARFKGIDSRHLLREVARLLTERGYSVVNVDSTIIAQAPKMAPHIARMQANIAGDLGVALDAVNVKATTTEKLGFTGRGEGIAAEAVCLLSRHGG, encoded by the coding sequence ATGACTGATTTACGCATTGGGCATGGTTTTGACGTTCACGCCTTCGCAGCACAGCGCAAGCTCATCATGGGCGGCGTGGAGATTGCCCACCCGCTGGGTCTGGCCGGGCATTCCGACGCGGACGTGCTGGTGCACGCGATCTGCGATGCGCTGCTGGGCGCGGCGGGGCTGGGTGACATCGGCCGCCACTTCCCCGATACCGATGCCCGCTTCAAGGGCATAGACAGCCGCCACCTGCTGCGTGAAGTGGCGCGCCTGTTGACCGAGCGCGGTTACAGCGTGGTGAACGTGGATTCCACCATTATCGCCCAGGCCCCCAAAATGGCGCCACATATTGCGCGGATGCAGGCAAATATCGCCGGGGATTTGGGCGTGGCGCTGGATGCCGTCAACGTCAAGGCCACCACCACTGAAAAGCTCGGTTTCACCGGACGCGGCGAAGGCATCGCTGCGGAAGCGGTGTGTTTGTTGAGCCGGCACGGTGGCTGA
- the amrB gene encoding AmmeMemoRadiSam system protein B encodes MSATTRPCAVAGLFYPAEAGLLAGQVQALLENAQATEAARPPKAVIVPHAGYVYSGAIAASGYARLRPLRGKVHRVVLLGPVHRVPVRGLAAPSVQAFASPMGEVLLDTGALAALADLPQVVINDRCHAQEHALEVHLPFLQSVLGEFKLVPLAVGDASANEVAEVLERLWGNDETLIVVSSDLSHYLPYATAQQLDAVTAQAVLDLHADINHDQACGATPVNGLLLAARGHGLQAELLDLRNSGDTAGDKSRVVGYAAFAFYEDETHDH; translated from the coding sequence ATGTCTGCAACCACCCGTCCGTGCGCAGTCGCCGGACTGTTCTACCCGGCTGAGGCCGGCCTGCTGGCCGGCCAGGTGCAGGCTTTGCTGGAGAACGCCCAGGCCACCGAAGCCGCGCGTCCACCCAAGGCCGTGATCGTGCCCCACGCCGGTTACGTCTATTCCGGCGCCATCGCCGCCAGTGGCTACGCCCGGCTGCGCCCGCTGCGCGGCAAGGTACACCGCGTAGTCTTGCTGGGGCCGGTACACCGGGTGCCGGTACGTGGTCTGGCGGCGCCCAGCGTGCAGGCTTTCGCCAGCCCCATGGGCGAAGTACTGCTGGATACCGGAGCTTTGGCTGCACTGGCTGATCTGCCGCAAGTGGTGATAAACGATCGTTGCCACGCCCAGGAACACGCGCTGGAGGTGCACCTGCCTTTTTTGCAAAGCGTGCTGGGCGAGTTCAAACTGGTGCCGCTGGCGGTAGGCGACGCCAGCGCCAATGAAGTCGCTGAAGTGCTGGAGCGTCTGTGGGGCAACGATGAAACCCTGATTGTGGTGAGTTCCGACCTGTCGCACTACCTGCCCTACGCCACCGCGCAACAACTGGATGCGGTAACTGCCCAGGCCGTGCTCGACCTGCATGCGGATATCAACCACGACCAGGCTTGCGGCGCCACGCCGGTGAACGGCCTGCTGCTGGCCGCCAGGGGTCACGGGTTGCAAGCGGAACTGCTCGACTTGCGCAATTCCGGCGATACCGCCGGCGACAAAAGCCGGGTAGTAGGCTACGCTGCTTTTGCCTTTTACGAGGATGAAACCCATGACCACTGA
- a CDS encoding host attachment protein: MTTTWIVVANASLARLYINNGPKQGLQLLKELSHPESREKASDLVSDRPGHNPGSGNGHGSFVPATDPKQHEAERFAQELSKELEHGRASNHYGRLIMVASSPFIGVLNQRLTGHVRNLVSETIEKDYTRATPRELSGHLEHCIYL, from the coding sequence ATGACCACTACCTGGATCGTTGTAGCAAACGCAAGTCTAGCCCGCCTCTATATCAATAATGGCCCGAAACAGGGTCTCCAGCTCCTCAAGGAACTCAGCCATCCAGAAAGTCGCGAAAAAGCCTCGGATCTGGTCTCCGACCGCCCCGGCCACAATCCCGGTTCAGGTAACGGCCATGGGTCTTTCGTACCCGCTACTGATCCGAAACAGCATGAAGCCGAACGTTTCGCCCAGGAATTATCGAAGGAACTGGAGCATGGGCGTGCTTCCAACCACTATGGACGTCTCATTATGGTGGCCTCTTCGCCATTCATCGGTGTACTCAACCAGCGGCTAACCGGCCATGTACGCAATCTGGTGAGTGAAACCATCGAAAAGGACTACACGCGCGCCACGCCCAGGGAACTCTCCGGGCATCTGGAGCACTGTATCTATCTTTGA
- the smpB gene encoding SsrA-binding protein SmpB, translating into MSIAQNKKAFHDYFIEDKYEAGLMLAGWEVKAIRASRVQLKEAYVVIKNGEVFLIGAHISPLATASTHVHPDATRSRKLLLHAEEISKLIGKVERAGYTLVPLDMHYTRGRIKLEIGLAKGKKQHDKRQSAKERETDREVQRAMRNKV; encoded by the coding sequence ATGAGCATCGCGCAGAATAAAAAAGCCTTCCACGATTATTTCATCGAGGACAAATACGAAGCCGGCCTGATGTTGGCAGGCTGGGAGGTGAAAGCTATCCGTGCCTCACGCGTGCAGCTCAAGGAAGCCTACGTGGTCATCAAAAATGGCGAAGTATTCCTGATCGGTGCGCATATCAGCCCGCTCGCCACCGCTTCCACCCACGTCCACCCGGATGCCACGCGCAGCCGCAAGCTGCTGCTGCACGCCGAAGAAATCAGCAAGCTCATCGGCAAGGTGGAGCGCGCCGGGTATACCCTGGTGCCGCTGGACATGCACTACACGCGTGGCCGCATCAAGCTGGAAATCGGCCTGGCCAAAGGCAAAAAACAGCACGACAAACGCCAGAGCGCAAAAGAGCGTGAAACCGACCGCGAAGTACAGCGTGCCATGCGCAATAAAGTCTAG
- the ispD gene encoding 2-C-methyl-D-erythritol 4-phosphate cytidylyltransferase has translation MADHYALIPAAGNGSRMGGKRPKQYLDLAGKPMIYHALRRLAGSPRIRRVYVVISPADAYWDDYDWREFASKLSVLRCGGSIRADSVRNGLVAMASEVAENDWVLVHDAARPCLSAAQLDRLLDEAGSDPVGGLLAMPVADTLKRADTSRHVCTTEPREGLWQAQTPQMFRHVMLLHALHQMRDTVPTDEARAIEALGHRPLLVAADNSNFKVTYPRDLYLARLILENPDD, from the coding sequence ATGGCTGACCATTACGCCCTGATTCCTGCAGCAGGCAACGGCTCCCGCATGGGAGGGAAGCGGCCCAAACAGTACCTCGACCTTGCCGGCAAGCCAATGATTTACCATGCCTTGCGGCGGCTTGCCGGCTCTCCGCGCATCCGCCGGGTGTATGTGGTGATCTCGCCCGCGGACGCTTACTGGGATGATTACGACTGGCGCGAATTCGCGTCCAAGTTAAGCGTATTGCGCTGCGGCGGCAGCATTCGTGCCGACAGCGTGCGCAATGGACTGGTGGCGATGGCAAGCGAGGTGGCGGAAAACGACTGGGTGCTGGTGCACGATGCCGCGCGCCCCTGCCTTTCCGCAGCCCAACTTGACCGCTTGCTGGATGAAGCGGGCAGCGACCCGGTGGGTGGATTGCTGGCGATGCCGGTAGCAGACACGCTCAAGCGCGCCGATACCAGCCGGCATGTGTGCACGACCGAGCCGCGCGAAGGGCTATGGCAGGCGCAAACTCCGCAGATGTTCCGTCATGTCATGCTGCTGCATGCCCTGCACCAGATGCGCGATACGGTGCCCACCGACGAGGCGCGCGCCATCGAGGCGCTGGGACACCGCCCCTTGCTGGTGGCGGCGGACAACAGCAATTTCAAAGTGACTTATCCGCGCGATCTCTATCTGGCGCGTCTGATCCTGGAGAATCCGGATGACTGA
- a CDS encoding arylesterase, whose protein sequence is MNFSKILLLLCLVASGAAQAAPVILVFGDSLSAGYGLKTSQAWPSLLQQRLDNNKQHWHVVNASISGETSAGGLARLPIALAQHKPAIVILELGANDGLRGLPLAAMQGNLRAMIQRIHQAGARVLLVGVRLPPNYGMAYTEKFRHAYVTLARQQHVALLPSLLKGIEAKRELFQADGFHPIASAQNQVLENVWKPLQTLLVARHNP, encoded by the coding sequence ATGAATTTTAGTAAAATTTTACTGTTGTTATGTCTTGTCGCATCCGGCGCCGCACAGGCTGCGCCAGTCATTCTGGTGTTCGGTGACAGCCTGTCGGCGGGCTACGGTCTCAAAACCAGTCAGGCCTGGCCCAGCCTGCTGCAGCAGCGCCTCGACAATAACAAACAACACTGGCACGTTGTCAATGCCAGCATTAGCGGCGAAACCAGTGCCGGTGGCCTGGCACGCCTGCCTATTGCGCTGGCGCAGCACAAACCCGCAATCGTCATCCTTGAACTGGGCGCAAACGACGGCCTGCGCGGGCTACCCCTGGCGGCGATGCAGGGTAACCTCAGGGCGATGATCCAGCGCATCCACCAGGCCGGTGCACGCGTGCTGCTGGTAGGCGTACGTCTGCCGCCCAATTACGGCATGGCCTATACGGAAAAGTTCCGGCACGCTTATGTAACGCTTGCCCGGCAACAGCATGTTGCATTGTTGCCGTCGCTGCTCAAGGGCATCGAAGCAAAACGCGAGTTGTTCCAGGCCGACGGCTTTCATCCCATCGCATCCGCGCAAAACCAGGTTCTGGAGAATGTGTGGAAACCATTGCAAACGCTATTGGTCGCACGACACAACCCCTGA
- the mnmH gene encoding tRNA 2-selenouridine(34) synthase MnmH: MKPVPLANLAQLAEFDEIIDVRSPGEYTDDHIPGALNFPVMDDAERARVGTIYKQVSAFDAKKIGAALVSRNIARHLEDYFADKPRGWKPLIYCWRGGGRSGSLAHVLKQIGFGAAQLDGGYKTYRRAVVAELDSLPGRFDFRVVCGPTGSGKSRLLQALLASGAQVLDLEGLAAHRGSVLGNLPDASQPPQKMFDSQLWWALQHFNPGRPVYVEAESKKIGLLRVPDALLARMREGGCVRVEVATPLRVALLKEEYAHFLANPAALKEKLDCLLGLYGQEIIARWNALAEQGAWDELVLALPERHYDPAYGKSTLKNYPHYTDTAPIVVENISPTGFLSAAQRILEQA, encoded by the coding sequence ATGAAACCTGTACCGCTCGCAAACCTAGCACAGCTCGCCGAATTTGACGAGATTATCGATGTGCGCTCGCCCGGTGAATATACCGATGACCATATTCCCGGCGCCCTGAATTTCCCGGTCATGGATGATGCCGAACGCGCGCGCGTGGGCACGATATACAAGCAGGTTTCCGCCTTCGATGCCAAAAAAATCGGGGCGGCGCTGGTGTCGCGCAACATCGCCCGCCATCTCGAGGATTATTTCGCCGACAAGCCGCGCGGCTGGAAACCGCTTATCTATTGCTGGCGCGGGGGCGGCCGCAGCGGCTCGCTGGCGCATGTGTTGAAGCAGATTGGTTTTGGCGCCGCCCAGCTGGATGGGGGTTACAAGACCTACCGCCGCGCGGTGGTAGCCGAACTGGATAGCCTGCCTGGGCGTTTTGATTTCCGTGTGGTGTGCGGACCAACCGGTTCCGGCAAAAGCCGTTTGCTGCAAGCGCTGCTGGCATCCGGCGCGCAGGTGCTCGACCTGGAGGGACTCGCCGCGCATCGCGGCTCGGTACTGGGCAATCTGCCGGATGCGTCGCAACCGCCGCAAAAAATGTTCGACAGCCAGTTGTGGTGGGCACTGCAACACTTCAACCCGGGCCGCCCGGTGTATGTCGAAGCAGAAAGCAAAAAGATCGGCTTGCTGCGTGTGCCCGATGCGCTGCTGGCGCGCATGCGTGAGGGTGGCTGCGTGCGCGTGGAAGTGGCGACGCCGCTGCGGGTGGCCCTGCTCAAGGAAGAATACGCCCACTTTCTAGCCAACCCCGCCGCCCTCAAGGAAAAGCTCGATTGCCTGCTTGGCCTATACGGCCAGGAGATCATTGCGCGCTGGAACGCACTGGCCGAACAGGGCGCATGGGACGAACTGGTGCTGGCTTTGCCGGAAAGGCACTACGACCCGGCGTACGGCAAGTCCACGCTGAAAAATTACCCTCATTACACCGACACGGCGCCGATTGTGGTGGAAAATATCAGCCCGACCGGTTTTCTCTCGGCAGCGCAACGCATCCTAGAACAAGCTTGA
- a CDS encoding ABC transporter permease, giving the protein MNIARLALRMLVREWRAGELRVLALAVLIAVAGLASVNAFTARMQLALSQESNRLLGADLVLASDHAPAAGLIAEAQRRGLATAQTALFPSMVSTPQESRLAEIKAVSKGYPLRGSLRIATAAFGADHRADGIPGPGSVWLEARLANELQLAPGASIQVGYSQLKVAAILASEPDRGGDFFNLAPRLLMNQADLPATGLIQPGSRVGYRLLIAGESRVVEAYRNWLAPHLERGQRVLGVRDARPEIRNVLDKAERYLGLAVLLAAMLAAVAILLSARHFLRRHLDACALLRCFGASQRNIAALYALQMAVLGVLAALAGVALGYVGQAVLAGLLGKLAKLVLPPANGLPFLQAALAGLVLLAGFSLPTLFALRRTPALRILRRDGVALDVLGAASYLAGLATLTALLFWQVRDTRLTLMALSGMGATLLVTILLAWLLVLGAGWLGARSLGSWRQGLLNLRRRAGGSVIQVSAFTLGMLALLLLTVVRGDLLNNWRATLPADAPNHFVINIQPDQVVPLQAFFRSHGLAEVSLYPMIRGRLTAINGHAVNPAAYADRQTRRLLEREFNLSYADRLPQDNNLVAGNGWNSASAAPQFSVEQGIAQKLHLKPGGVLRFDVGGTPVSARITSLRKVNWDSFRVNFFVIANSGLLQNIPASYITSFYLPAQRGGMLNEMVKAYPNLTVIDVSAIMKTVQDMLDRVTAAVQFVFIFSLASGLVVLYAALATTRDERALETALWRVLGARRGQLWVAQVTEFAAIGLLAGLLAAAGASAIGWALSSEVFNLPYHFNPVLWLVAMGSGSAGVALAGVGGLWGISRETPLVTLRAAT; this is encoded by the coding sequence ATGAATATTGCACGCCTGGCCTTGCGCATGCTGGTGCGTGAATGGCGCGCCGGCGAGTTGCGCGTACTGGCGCTGGCGGTACTGATTGCCGTGGCCGGGCTGGCCTCGGTGAATGCCTTCACGGCGCGCATGCAACTGGCTCTGAGTCAGGAAAGCAACCGCCTGCTGGGCGCGGATCTGGTGCTGGCATCAGATCACGCGCCTGCCGCCGGCTTGATTGCCGAGGCGCAACGGCGCGGGCTCGCAACGGCTCAGACCGCGCTGTTCCCGAGCATGGTGAGTACGCCGCAGGAGAGTCGCCTGGCCGAGATCAAGGCGGTGAGTAAAGGCTATCCGCTGCGCGGCTCCTTACGCATTGCCACTGCCGCATTCGGTGCGGACCATCGCGCCGATGGCATTCCCGGCCCGGGCAGCGTGTGGCTGGAAGCGCGCCTGGCGAATGAATTGCAGCTGGCGCCGGGCGCATCCATCCAGGTCGGCTACAGTCAGCTCAAAGTAGCAGCGATCCTCGCCAGTGAACCGGATCGTGGCGGTGATTTTTTCAATCTGGCGCCGCGCCTGTTGATGAATCAGGCTGATTTGCCTGCCACCGGATTAATCCAGCCAGGCAGCCGCGTGGGCTACCGGCTGCTGATTGCGGGCGAGAGCAGGGTGGTGGAAGCCTATCGAAACTGGTTGGCACCACACCTGGAACGTGGTCAGCGGGTGTTGGGTGTGCGCGACGCGCGCCCGGAAATCCGCAATGTGCTGGACAAGGCCGAACGCTATCTGGGCCTGGCGGTGCTGCTGGCAGCAATGCTGGCCGCCGTGGCGATCCTGCTGTCGGCACGGCATTTTTTGCGCCGTCATCTCGATGCCTGTGCGCTGTTGCGCTGCTTTGGCGCCAGCCAGCGCAATATCGCCGCACTCTACGCTTTGCAAATGGCCGTGCTGGGCGTGCTGGCGGCGCTGGCAGGGGTGGCGCTGGGATATGTCGGCCAGGCGGTACTGGCAGGATTGTTAGGCAAACTGGCCAAGCTGGTATTGCCGCCGGCCAACGGCTTACCCTTTTTACAGGCCGCGCTGGCGGGCCTGGTGCTGCTGGCCGGGTTCAGCCTGCCCACCTTGTTTGCACTGCGGCGCACCCCGGCGTTGCGTATTCTGCGCCGTGATGGCGTGGCACTCGATGTGCTCGGTGCGGCCAGCTATCTCGCCGGACTGGCAACACTGACGGCATTGCTGTTCTGGCAGGTACGCGATACCCGGCTCACATTGATGGCGCTGTCAGGCATGGGCGCAACCCTGCTGGTCACCATACTGCTGGCGTGGCTGCTGGTGCTCGGTGCAGGTTGGCTGGGTGCGCGCAGTCTGGGCAGTTGGCGCCAGGGCCTGCTCAACCTGCGCCGCCGTGCGGGCGGCAGTGTGATTCAGGTTTCCGCCTTCACCCTGGGAATGCTGGCATTGCTGCTGCTCACCGTGGTGCGCGGTGATTTGCTCAACAACTGGCGCGCCACCTTGCCCGCGGATGCACCCAACCACTTTGTCATCAACATCCAGCCGGACCAGGTCGTGCCATTGCAGGCGTTTTTCCGCAGTCACGGGCTGGCTGAGGTCAGCCTCTACCCGATGATACGCGGGCGACTGACGGCAATTAATGGGCACGCGGTGAACCCGGCGGCCTATGCCGATCGGCAAACCCGGCGCCTGCTGGAGCGTGAGTTCAACTTGTCTTATGCCGACCGGCTACCGCAAGACAATAACCTGGTCGCCGGCAACGGCTGGAACAGCGCCAGCGCCGCGCCGCAATTTTCAGTAGAGCAGGGTATCGCGCAAAAACTGCACCTCAAACCGGGTGGGGTCTTGCGTTTCGATGTGGGCGGCACGCCCGTATCCGCGCGCATTACCAGCCTGCGTAAAGTCAACTGGGACAGCTTTCGGGTGAATTTTTTTGTGATCGCCAACAGTGGCCTGCTGCAAAACATTCCCGCCAGCTACATCACCAGCTTTTATCTTCCCGCACAGCGGGGAGGCATGTTGAATGAAATGGTCAAGGCCTATCCCAATCTGACGGTGATCGACGTCTCCGCCATCATGAAGACGGTGCAGGACATGCTCGATCGCGTCACCGCAGCGGTGCAGTTTGTATTCATATTCAGCCTCGCATCCGGTCTGGTGGTGTTATACGCAGCGCTCGCCACGACCCGCGATGAGCGCGCGCTGGAAACCGCACTGTGGCGCGTACTCGGTGCGCGGCGCGGGCAATTGTGGGTGGCGCAGGTGACGGAGTTTGCCGCGATCGGCTTATTGGCCGGCCTGCTTGCTGCAGCCGGTGCGAGCGCGATTGGCTGGGCCTTGAGCAGTGAAGTATTCAACCTGCCGTACCACTTCAACCCGGTGCTATGGCTGGTGGCAATGGGTTCGGGCAGCGCGGGAGTGGCGCTGGCCGGGGTGGGCGGACTGTGGGGAATCAGTCGCGAGACACCGCTCGTGACCTTGCGCGCGGCGACCTAG